A single window of Candoia aspera isolate rCanAsp1 chromosome 3, rCanAsp1.hap2, whole genome shotgun sequence DNA harbors:
- the INSM1 gene encoding insulinoma-associated protein 1, which yields MPRGFLVKRSRRPTPTSYRTRCSCYPAAALEGGDPVQLLVPPPFPALQFPSAASASESAEAALLPAPAVPQFGTPEGPSSPAPLHSPARAVSEERSLHLASPVSAESFPAPEPLLLGPGGELKLWAVAAAAAAAIATGPPPAPQRSHGPSPGAAKRSQGRKAKAARKLHFEDEVTTSPVLGLRIKEGPPEPALGTQQPQQQQQQQPGSAAGLRPGSAQPLGEFICQLCKERYPDPLALAQHKCSRIVRVEYRCPECDKLFSCPANLASHRRWHKPRPVNGPSAKAKPVPEEPAKGGGGGGGGGSSSERDTPSPGSGGGGGSSGEPEAAGAEEFTCPRCAKRFRRQSALRKHLPLHHEPLDGLPQARPPPEACLEEAAAGHSPLSLSGECHLCPVCGETFPSKSGQERHLRVLHAAQAFPCKYCPATFYSSPGLTRHINKCHPSENRQVILLQVPVRPAC from the coding sequence ATGCCCCGGGGCTTTTTGGTGAAGAGGAGTCGCAGACCTACGCCCACCTCTTACAGGACGCGCTGCTCCTGCTACCCGGCCGCTGCGCTGGAAGGAGGCGATCCGGTGCAGCTCTTGGTTCCCCCACCTTTTCCCGCCCTTCAGTTCCCCAGCGCGGCTTCTGCCTCGGAATCCGCTGAAGCGGCGCTTCTGCCTGCGCCCGCGGTGCCGCAGTTTGGGACGCCCGAGGGCCCCTCCTCGCCGGCGCCGCTGCATAGTCCGGCGCGGGCGGTGAGCGAGGAGCGCAGCCTCCACCTTGCCTCGCCCGTCTCGGCCGAGTCCTTTCCGGCGCCGGAGCCTTTACTCTTAGGCCCTGGAGGAGAGCTCAAGCTTTGGGCAgtggcggccgccgccgccgccgccatcgcTACTGGCCCGCCGCCCGCCCCTCAGCGCAGCCACGGGCCGAGCCCGGGAGCAGCGAAGCGATCTCAGGGCAGGAAGGCCAAGGCGGCCCGCAAGTTGCACTTCGAGGACGAGGTGACTACGTCGCCGGTGCTGGGGCTGCGGATCAAAGAAGGGCCGCCGGAGCCCGCGCTAGGCACGCAGCaaccgcagcagcagcagcagcagcagccgggcTCGGCCGCGGGGCTTCGGCCGGGAAGCGCGCAGCCGCTGGGCGAATTCATCTGCCAACTGTGCAAGGAGCGCTACCCGGACCCGCTGGCGCTGGCTCAGCACAAGTGCTCGCGGATCGTGCGCGTCGAGTACCGCTGTCCGGAGTGCGACAAGCTCTTCAGCTGTCCGGCCAACCTGGCCTCGCATCGCCGATGGCACAAGCCTCGGCCAGTCAACGGCCCCTCCGCCAAGGCCAAGCCTGTTCCGGAGGAGCCTGCCAAGGGAGGGggtggaggcggcggcggcggcagcagcagcgaaCGGGATACGCCGAGTCCCGGgagcggtggcggcggcggcagcagcggaGAACCGGAGGCCGCCGGAGCCGAGGAATTCACCTGTCCGCGCTGTGCCAAGCGCTTCAGACGCCAGAGCGCCTTGCGCAAGCACCTGCCGCTCCACCACGAGCCCCTCGACGGCTTGCCCCAGGCTCGCCCGCCTCCTGAGGCCTGTCTGGAAGAGGCGGCGGCCGGCCACAGCCCGCTGAGCTTGTCCGGGGAGTGCCACCTGTGTCCAGTGTGCGGGGAGACCTTTCCCAGTAAGAGCGGTCAGGAGCGACACCTCCGCGTCCTCCACGCCGCCCAGGCCTTCCCCTGCAAATACTGCCCAGCGACGTTTTATAGCTCGCCAGGCCTCACCCGACACATCAACAAATGCCATCCGTCGGAGAACCGGCAGGTCATCTTGCTCCAGGTGCCCGTGCGCCCAGCCTGCTAG